A window of Shewanella mesophila contains these coding sequences:
- a CDS encoding alpha/beta fold hydrolase, with amino-acid sequence MNIIQQSLYIPYRQGQLHLRQIKRADADMRRPPILMLHGAMSNGRVFYSDKGKGLGCYLAQAGYVVYVLDTLGRGLSTPKLSAGASHGQGEVIREQLPLVQHYILSIHQGVSKVHWCAHSWGGVLMASAIARFDFFQTSVASLLTFGSKRAIKVKSFKKWLMVDLAWNRLAPAIAMGHGYLAADRWRMGMDNESRASLSQSIDWVRGDWVDHDDNFDYAKAAAKLAEGAGWPKSWFIAGLGDKVLGNPSDVQRMIAECQMGDVKYTLLSKANGNKHDYGHADMLIHKDAISDHLPSVLAWYNAFTGA; translated from the coding sequence TTGAACATCATTCAGCAATCTCTTTATATTCCCTACCGTCAAGGTCAACTTCATCTGCGGCAAATAAAACGTGCAGATGCCGATATGCGAAGGCCGCCAATATTGATGCTCCATGGTGCCATGTCTAACGGCCGAGTTTTCTATAGTGACAAAGGTAAAGGCTTAGGATGTTATCTAGCCCAAGCTGGCTACGTGGTGTACGTACTCGATACCTTAGGTAGGGGGCTTAGTACGCCCAAGTTATCAGCGGGGGCGAGTCATGGACAGGGTGAGGTGATTCGAGAGCAGCTTCCTTTAGTGCAGCACTATATTTTGTCGATTCATCAAGGCGTCAGTAAAGTGCATTGGTGTGCTCATTCATGGGGCGGAGTGCTGATGGCGAGCGCTATCGCTCGATTCGATTTCTTTCAAACGAGTGTGGCATCACTGCTGACTTTTGGCTCTAAACGAGCGATTAAGGTCAAATCGTTCAAGAAATGGCTCATGGTTGATCTCGCTTGGAATCGACTCGCTCCAGCAATCGCCATGGGACATGGTTACTTAGCTGCCGATCGATGGCGCATGGGGATGGATAACGAAAGTCGTGCATCCCTTTCTCAAAGTATCGATTGGGTTCGAGGTGATTGGGTTGATCATGATGATAACTTTGATTATGCAAAGGCCGCAGCTAAACTCGCCGAAGGTGCTGGATGGCCTAAATCTTGGTTTATTGCAGGTCTGGGCGACAAAGTGCTTGGGAATCCAAGTGACGTGCAGCGTATGATCGCCGAGTGCCAGATGGGTGATGTTAAATACACACTATTATCAAAAGCAAATGGCAATAAGCATGACTATGGCCACGCCGATATGCTGATCCATAAGGATGCGATATCCGATCACCTCCCTTCGGTGTTAGCCTGGTATAACGCTTTTACGGGAGCCTAG